From the Spiroplasma alleghenense genome, one window contains:
- a CDS encoding lipoprotein, with protein MKKLLSILASLGVTASVGSAVVACEDTTKGIIKLDKLKSAEFEAKDSKTLTIESVNANINSISGLEGINPNEVTLSNFKTNNADKKFTVDIAAKAASKTVSGKVAALNISVVEYKKKSLIDLVKTLDLGEISIKDKLPTSEELVGAIKAKNYSSVLNNGLDVKEDYAFDKITENGAILKATQKSGYFIVDSQVSLTYKVRVEADVQKNLSDLIKVAAIGEVQIAGDKPTIEEISTALLAKNPDLVKYKDQVEFKFKGDENKLIVSVKKDAKNLVANGVVEVSFTTKKAPKKLDEIIIVKNLETIEVEKSIPTEQQILDSLVALNKGLEVFKNEIVVQKGITTKSAIVAAKDDATLLVPKTSVKLEFSVNSKLPKLSSLIKQTDLGKIEEIEGDNNGETVKVPLAKLNPEIANYINELVISPDYSEGKSIIKVKDSSEKLFIDDQIEVTYQIIENNVEPEAPVEPETPVNIAKPADSAKPVAPVNVSKPADSAKPVAPVNVSKPADSAKPVVSSNS; from the coding sequence ATGAAAAAATTACTTAGTATTTTAGCATCCTTGGGAGTAACAGCTTCAGTTGGTAGCGCTGTTGTTGCTTGCGAAGATACCACCAAGGGAATAATAAAACTTGATAAATTAAAATCAGCAGAATTTGAAGCAAAAGACAGTAAAACTCTAACAATTGAAAGCGTGAATGCAAATATCAACTCAATAAGTGGTTTGGAAGGAATTAATCCTAATGAAGTTACTTTAAGTAACTTTAAGACCAATAATGCAGATAAAAAATTTACAGTTGACATAGCTGCAAAGGCGGCTTCAAAAACCGTTAGCGGAAAAGTTGCTGCTTTAAATATTAGTGTCGTAGAATATAAAAAGAAAAGCCTTATCGATTTGGTTAAAACTCTTGATTTAGGAGAAATATCAATAAAAGATAAACTTCCAACAAGTGAAGAATTAGTTGGTGCTATAAAGGCTAAAAACTATAGCTCTGTATTAAACAATGGTTTAGACGTAAAAGAAGACTATGCCTTTGATAAAATTACTGAAAATGGAGCCATTCTTAAAGCAACTCAAAAATCAGGTTACTTTATCGTTGATAGCCAAGTTTCATTAACCTATAAAGTTAGAGTCGAAGCAGATGTTCAAAAAAATCTTAGTGATTTAATTAAAGTAGCTGCAATCGGAGAAGTTCAAATAGCTGGTGATAAACCAACTATAGAAGAAATTTCTACAGCACTACTAGCAAAAAATCCTGATTTAGTAAAATATAAAGATCAAGTTGAATTTAAATTTAAAGGCGATGAAAACAAATTGATTGTGTCGGTAAAAAAAGATGCAAAAAATTTAGTAGCTAATGGGGTGGTTGAAGTTTCATTCACAACTAAAAAGGCGCCTAAAAAACTTGATGAAATTATCATTGTGAAAAATTTAGAAACAATAGAAGTTGAAAAATCTATTCCAACTGAACAACAAATTCTAGATAGTTTAGTTGCATTAAACAAAGGTTTAGAAGTATTCAAAAACGAAATTGTAGTTCAAAAAGGTATTACAACAAAAAGTGCTATTGTAGCAGCCAAAGATGATGCAACTTTACTGGTTCCTAAAACAAGTGTTAAATTAGAATTTAGCGTTAACTCAAAATTGCCTAAATTATCAAGCTTAATCAAACAAACCGATCTAGGTAAAATTGAAGAAATCGAAGGTGACAATAATGGAGAAACCGTTAAAGTGCCTTTAGCAAAATTAAACCCTGAAATCGCAAATTATATCAACGAGTTAGTAATTTCACCTGATTATAGTGAAGGAAAGTCGATAATTAAGGTTAAAGATAGTTCTGAAAAATTATTTATTGATGACCAAATTGAGGTAACCTACCAAATAATAGAAAATAATGTTGAACCAGAAGCACCTGTTGAACCAGAAACACCTGTAAATATTGCAAA